Proteins encoded within one genomic window of Naumovozyma dairenensis CBS 421 chromosome 6, complete genome:
- the CBP3 gene encoding Cbp3p (similar to Saccharomyces cerevisiae CBP3 (YPL215W); ancestral locus Anc_6.232), giving the protein MLKEILLKNRTSIIKGKGLGSLYNRPLQPDWLNCTLHKRLQSTRSISRDSPEGIVSKSHLKEPDQSIPTNAAVKQAAKLNPLAHSKYESKQYQLPKWKEALGEFVISKFNLDMDKIRAGPVAGSYFYNICKEQGLQFEDEPLSNSAKFFYEDLNLPRTFSQWFQITILHEWMLFVRMRAMPFKYGRNYQQKLVDRTFADIELRLFEEMKVNSGRIVDQYLKDFNSQLRGAVFAYDEGFFTDDATLATALWRNLFAGRKDIDMVHLEAMVRYVRSQLYVLNQLSDREFATGKFKFVPINETVEILTSNEEAVMKEKVIQHYENLDKNPNILPSERSKLSYTN; this is encoded by the coding sequence ATGCTGAAAgagatattattgaaaaatcgAACTTCCATAATTAAAGGTAAAGGACTAGGCTCCTTATATAACCGACCATTACAACCTGATTGGCTAAACTGTACATTACACAAACGTCTGCAGTCCACACGATCAATTTCAAGGGACTCTCCAGAGGGTATTGTCTCCAAGTCACATTTGAAAGAGCCAGATCAAAGTATCCCTACTAATGCTGCGGTTAAACAAGCAGCTAAGTTGAATCCATTGGCCCATTCTAAGTATGAATCTAAACAATACCAATTACCAAAATGGAAAGAAGCCTTAGGTGAGTTTGTGATTAGCAAGTTTAATCTAGACATGGATAAGATTAGGGCAGGTCCCGTTGCAGGTTCATacttttataatatttgtaaAGAGCAAGGTTTAcaatttgaagatgaaccattatctaattcagctaaatttttctatgaagatttgaatttacCAAGAACTTTCTCACAATGGTTTCAAATCACTATATTACATGAATGGATGTTATTTGTTAGAATGAGAGCCATGCCATTCAAATACGGGAGGAATTATCAACAAAAATTGGTAGATAGAACTTTCGCAGATATAGAATTGAGActttttgaagaaatgaaaGTCAATTCAGGAAGGATTGTAGAtcaatatttgaaagatttcaATTCCCAATTAAGAGGGGCTGTATTTGCATATGATGAAGGGTTTTTCACAGATGATGCTACTTTGGCAACTGCCTTATGGAGAAATTTATTCGCTGGTAGGAAGGATATTGATATGGTTCATCTAGAGGCGATGGTGAGGTATGTACGTTCACAATTATACGTCTTGAACCAATTATCTGATAGAGAATTTGCCACTGGTAAATTCAAGTTTGTTCCAATTAATGAAACTGTTGAAATATTGACATCAAATGAAGAAGCTGTCATGAAAGAAAAGGTCATACAACATTATGAAAATTTGGATAAGAATCCAAATATTCTACCAAGTGAAAGAAGTAAATTGTCTTATACAAATTAA